The nucleotide window TGGAGCCGTCCTGAATAAACTGGTCGACCAGATAACCGTTGGCGCCGTGGATTTCCACGCCGTCGAAGCCGGCAGCTTTGGCGTTGGCAGCAGCCTTGCGGAAGTCCTCCACTACGGCTTTCACCTCGGCTGTTTCCAGGGCCCGGGGCGCGGGAATTTCCTGCATGCCGTTGATAGTGTAGGCCTGCACGCCGGTGGGCTGCACGGCCGACGGAGCCACGGGCAGCTCACCATTATGGAAATCGGGGTGGGAAATGCGGCCTACGTGCCAGAGCTGGATGAAAATCCGGCCGCCGGCGGCGTGCACCGCGTCGGTTACGTTGCGCCAGCCCGCTACCTGGGCTTCGGAGTAGATACCAGGCGTGAAGACGTAGCCCACGCCCTGGGGCGAAACCTGGGAGCCTTCACTGATAATCAGGCCCGCCGAGGCGCGCTGCTCGTAGTATTTCACCGTCGATTCGGTGGGCACGTTGCCTTCGTTGTTGGCCCGGCTGCGGGTCATGGGCGCCATTACCAGGCGGTTGGGCAAGGTCAGCGCGCCCATTTGGAAGGGCGTAAACAGGTTGGAAGCTTGGCTCATGATCTAAGAGGAATAACGTCGGGATAAGTGGGCTGGCAACAGTGGCCGGCCGGTTGACGCTTCCAAACCCATGTAGCTACACAAATGTTTTCCACTAGCCATTTTCGTGGAGCCGCCGGAACCGGACGCCGCAAATAGAACCGAGCTAGGCTTCTACCAGGCATTTGCCTAAGTTGGAGCAGATGAAAATGTACTTGTCCGCCCTCTGCGCGTTGGCTCTGACCAGCTGCCTGTCCTCCAAGATTTCGCCCTCAACGGAGGATTCTGCCTTGATCTACCAACAGGAAGACGGGCAAATCATGCTTTCTTCCCTCAGCTCGCCCCTGCCAATTAAGATTGTCAGGCACCAGCAAGTCGGGGACACGC belongs to Hymenobacter cellulosilyticus and includes:
- a CDS encoding alkene reductase — encoded protein: MSQASNLFTPFQMGALTLPNRLVMAPMTRSRANNEGNVPTESTVKYYEQRASAGLIISEGSQVSPQGVGYVFTPGIYSEAQVAGWRNVTDAVHAAGGRIFIQLWHVGRISHPDFHNGELPVAPSAVQPTGVQAYTINGMQEIPAPRALETAEVKAVVEDFRKAAANAKAAGFDGVEIHGANGYLVDQFIQDGSNQRTDEYGSSVENRARFALEVVQAAAEVFGADRVGIRLSPTGTMGGINDADRVKTFSYVAEQLNKLGLAYLHVIEALPGHPMAPQPGQELVAAHLRKIFTGPFILNGGYTQETAEAALANNEADLIAFGVPFIANPDLVERFEQGAALNMPDQATFYGGDDKGYIDYPALAEAPAGLAQ